A window of the Gordonia humi genome harbors these coding sequences:
- a CDS encoding carboxyl transferase domain-containing protein gives MVSTSLDQQAVSTSGHRANVARLRDRLAATAQGGGPKARDRHVGRGKLLARDRVDALIDPGTAFLEVAPLAAFGMYDDKAPSAGIVTGIGRIHGRECMIVANDATVSGGTYYPMTVKKHLRAQEIASQNRLPCIYLVDSGGAMLLNQDDVFPDREHFGRIFYNQATMSAAGIPQISAVLGSSTAGGAYVPAMSDENVIVRNQGTIFLAGPPLVKAATGEDVSAEDLGGGTMHSSISGVTDHLVDNDEQALAKVRDIVKTLGPQIPAQWETRPTVAPTRDQTDLYDVVPTDPKIPYDVRDVIEILADGGQYSEFKANYGSSLITAFATVHGHPVGFIANNGVLFSESALKGAHFIELCDQRRIPLIFLQNITGFMVGRAYEEGGIAKNGAKMVNAVACASVPKLTVMIGGSFGAGNYSMCGRAYSPRFLWSWPNAKISVMGGPQAADTLATVRRAGVERAGGEWSAEDEEQFKAPIRDQFERQSDAYYSTARLWDDGIIDPADTRTVLGLALEACRHAPLPEPGYGVFRM, from the coding sequence ATGGTCTCGACTTCGCTCGACCAGCAGGCGGTCTCGACAAGCGGGCACCGCGCCAACGTCGCGAGGCTCCGTGATCGCCTCGCGGCCACGGCACAGGGCGGTGGACCCAAGGCACGCGACCGGCACGTCGGCCGCGGCAAACTCCTCGCCCGCGACCGTGTCGACGCGCTCATCGATCCCGGTACCGCGTTCCTCGAGGTCGCGCCCCTCGCGGCGTTCGGCATGTACGACGACAAGGCGCCGAGTGCGGGCATCGTCACCGGCATCGGCCGCATCCACGGTCGCGAATGCATGATCGTGGCCAACGACGCGACGGTCTCCGGCGGCACGTACTACCCGATGACGGTCAAGAAGCACCTGCGCGCGCAGGAGATCGCCTCGCAGAACCGGCTGCCGTGCATCTACCTCGTCGACTCCGGCGGCGCGATGCTCCTCAACCAGGACGACGTGTTCCCCGACCGCGAGCACTTCGGTCGCATCTTCTACAACCAGGCGACCATGAGCGCGGCGGGCATCCCGCAGATCTCGGCGGTGCTCGGATCGTCCACCGCGGGCGGGGCCTACGTCCCGGCGATGAGCGACGAGAACGTCATCGTCCGCAACCAAGGCACGATCTTTCTGGCCGGTCCGCCGCTGGTGAAAGCGGCCACCGGTGAGGACGTGTCGGCCGAGGACCTCGGCGGCGGCACCATGCACAGCTCGATCTCCGGTGTCACCGACCATCTCGTCGACAACGACGAACAGGCGCTCGCCAAGGTCCGCGACATCGTCAAGACCCTCGGCCCGCAGATCCCCGCGCAGTGGGAGACGCGCCCGACCGTCGCACCGACCCGCGACCAGACCGACCTGTACGACGTGGTCCCGACCGACCCGAAGATCCCGTACGACGTCCGCGACGTGATCGAGATCCTCGCCGACGGCGGACAGTACTCGGAGTTCAAGGCGAACTACGGGTCGTCGCTGATCACCGCCTTCGCGACGGTGCACGGACATCCCGTCGGCTTCATCGCCAACAACGGCGTGCTCTTCAGCGAGTCGGCGCTCAAGGGCGCACACTTCATCGAGTTGTGCGACCAGCGCAGGATCCCCCTGATCTTCCTGCAGAACATCACCGGATTCATGGTCGGCCGCGCCTACGAGGAGGGCGGCATCGCCAAGAACGGCGCCAAGATGGTCAACGCCGTGGCCTGCGCCTCGGTGCCGAAGCTGACCGTGATGATCGGTGGATCGTTCGGTGCCGGCAACTACTCCATGTGCGGTCGCGCGTATTCGCCGCGGTTCCTGTGGAGCTGGCCCAACGCCAAGATCTCGGTGATGGGCGGGCCGCAGGCCGCCGACACCCTCGCGACGGTGCGTCGCGCCGGCGTCGAGCGTGCGGGCGGCGAGTGGTCGGCCGAGGACGAGGAGCAGTTCAAGGCCCCCATCCGCGACCAGTTCGAGCGGCAGTCCGACGCCTACTACTCCACCGCGCGGCTGTGGGACGACGGGATCATCGACCCTGCCGACACACGCACGGTCCTCGGACTGGCGCTGGAGGCGTGTCGGCACGCGCCGCTGCCGGAGCCGGGGTACGGCGTGTTCCGCATGTGA
- a CDS encoding indolepyruvate ferredoxin oxidoreductase family protein encodes MTVADNRARQTGTERTSSASFSLDDRYTRESGSIYLTGIQALVRMVRDRAVLDRRNGLHTGSFISGYEGSPLAGYDLEIARRAKLLDPWDVVHRPGLNEEIGATSVMGTQVAAKVGTLAADATGAKRDGVVGYWYGKAPGLDRASDALRHANIIGTHSVGGAVALVGDDPGAKSSTVPCASEMALADLYMPILYPADSADILDFGVHAALMSRVSGLWTSMKISAHVADGASTAVVDLDRFTVDYGGLGTSPHVPSGRLLGPALMELEQNQLTTRLPRATEYARLNKLNKIVQRTGDDRIGIVAAGKTYLDVREALRLIGITDDDLGRLGIRILKLGVVYPIERGVLDEFIAGLDEVIVVEEKRDFIETMMRDILFRRSDAPAIVGKANEDGSTLFSRFGELDVDAVTRGLAGRLAARHHIEPAQRWVDEKNATRERILLPLAVRTPYFCSGCPHNSSTKVTDDTIVGAGIGCHAMVLLMEPEQVGEVAGVTQMGGEGAQWLGMAPFLDEKHFVQNIGDGTFMHSGSLALRAAVASGENITYKLLFNGTVAMTGGQDPVGQMSLPQMVSLLQAERVAKIVVTSDDPKRTRALGLPSGVQVRHRDDMLDVQRELAAVTGTTVLVHDQHCAAEKRRKRKRGTFETPKQRVMINERICEGCGDCGAKSNCLSVHPVDTEFGRKTQIDQSSCNLDFSCLEGDCPAFVSVVPGRERSRERVASIAGDAVVAPTPARTDGNFTIRVTGIGGTGVVTVSQILATAATLDGLSARTVDMTGLAQKGGAVVSDIKVSAGLVEQAAKVASNDCDVYLACDQLVGADPVNLKVASTSKTVAVVSTTKVPTGSMVIDTSVHFPESFAVRSAIDDHVARSVYLNAGELSDDLFDDEQYANMLMVGAAFQTGSLQLSAKSIERAIEVNGVAVEANLQAFRRGRQAVAAPEEVLAAANSVRVVAPEYTPSDAARRAALALTGAGEDLAGVVMRRYDELIAYQSEKYARAWLTDVQRVHRAGHGDDLTSAVARNLYKLMAYKDEYEVARLTGDATFAATVADEFGDDAKTSVRLHPPMLREMGMRSKISLGAWADPALASLARMKRLRGTRFDPFGRADVRRMERELIVEYRDAVDRVLGSLGTYPAPERVAAATAIADLPDMVRGYEGVKTANVERYRAELERQLSAL; translated from the coding sequence ATGACCGTCGCAGACAATCGTGCCCGCCAGACGGGTACCGAGCGGACGTCGTCCGCATCCTTCTCCCTCGACGACCGCTACACCCGGGAGTCGGGAAGCATCTACTTGACCGGCATCCAGGCGCTGGTGCGCATGGTCCGCGACCGCGCCGTCCTCGATCGCCGAAACGGTCTGCACACCGGTTCGTTCATCTCCGGTTACGAGGGGTCACCGCTGGCCGGATACGACCTCGAAATCGCCCGTCGTGCAAAGCTTCTCGATCCGTGGGACGTGGTCCACCGACCCGGCCTGAACGAGGAGATCGGGGCGACCTCGGTGATGGGGACGCAGGTCGCCGCCAAGGTCGGAACGCTCGCCGCCGACGCCACGGGAGCCAAACGCGACGGTGTCGTCGGCTACTGGTACGGCAAGGCCCCGGGTCTGGACCGTGCGAGCGACGCGCTGCGCCACGCGAACATCATCGGCACCCATTCGGTCGGCGGCGCGGTCGCGCTCGTCGGCGACGATCCGGGTGCCAAGAGTTCCACGGTCCCGTGCGCGTCCGAGATGGCACTGGCCGATCTGTACATGCCGATCCTCTACCCCGCCGACAGCGCCGACATCCTCGACTTCGGCGTGCACGCCGCCCTCATGAGCCGCGTGTCGGGTCTGTGGACGTCGATGAAGATCTCCGCGCACGTGGCCGACGGCGCGTCGACCGCGGTGGTCGACCTCGATCGTTTCACCGTCGACTACGGCGGCCTGGGCACCAGCCCGCATGTGCCGTCCGGCCGACTCCTCGGCCCCGCGCTGATGGAGTTGGAGCAGAATCAGCTCACCACGCGTCTGCCCCGCGCCACCGAGTACGCCCGCCTGAACAAGCTCAACAAGATCGTCCAGCGCACCGGCGACGATCGGATCGGCATCGTCGCCGCCGGTAAGACGTACCTCGACGTGCGCGAGGCGCTGCGACTGATCGGCATCACCGACGACGATCTGGGCCGCCTCGGCATCCGCATCCTCAAGCTCGGCGTGGTGTACCCGATCGAGCGCGGCGTGCTCGACGAGTTCATCGCCGGCCTCGACGAGGTGATCGTGGTCGAAGAGAAGCGCGACTTCATCGAGACGATGATGCGCGACATCCTGTTCCGGCGCAGCGACGCTCCCGCGATAGTCGGTAAGGCCAACGAGGACGGCTCCACACTGTTCTCCCGGTTCGGCGAACTCGACGTCGACGCCGTCACTCGCGGTCTCGCGGGGCGCCTGGCCGCACGCCACCACATCGAACCCGCCCAGCGCTGGGTCGACGAGAAGAACGCGACGCGCGAGCGCATCCTGCTGCCGCTGGCCGTGCGCACCCCGTACTTCTGTTCCGGCTGTCCGCACAACAGCTCCACGAAGGTCACCGACGACACCATCGTCGGCGCCGGAATCGGTTGCCACGCCATGGTTCTACTGATGGAGCCCGAGCAGGTCGGTGAGGTCGCGGGCGTCACGCAGATGGGTGGCGAAGGCGCGCAGTGGCTCGGCATGGCGCCGTTCCTCGACGAGAAGCACTTCGTGCAGAACATCGGCGACGGCACATTCATGCACTCGGGTTCGCTCGCGCTGCGCGCGGCCGTCGCCTCCGGCGAGAACATCACGTACAAGCTGTTGTTCAACGGCACCGTCGCGATGACCGGCGGTCAGGATCCGGTCGGGCAGATGTCGCTGCCGCAGATGGTGTCGCTGCTGCAGGCCGAGCGGGTCGCCAAGATCGTCGTCACCTCCGACGACCCGAAGCGCACCAGGGCGCTCGGTCTCCCGTCCGGGGTCCAGGTCCGTCACCGCGACGACATGCTCGACGTGCAGCGGGAGTTGGCGGCGGTCACCGGCACGACGGTCCTGGTGCACGATCAGCACTGTGCGGCCGAGAAGCGACGCAAGCGCAAGCGGGGCACGTTCGAGACGCCGAAGCAGCGGGTGATGATCAACGAGCGGATCTGCGAGGGCTGCGGCGATTGCGGCGCCAAATCGAACTGCCTGTCGGTGCACCCCGTCGACACCGAGTTCGGCCGCAAGACCCAGATCGATCAGAGCTCCTGCAACCTCGACTTCTCGTGCCTCGAAGGCGACTGCCCGGCGTTCGTCAGCGTCGTCCCCGGCCGCGAGCGCAGCCGTGAGAGGGTCGCGTCGATCGCCGGCGACGCCGTCGTCGCGCCGACACCCGCCCGCACCGACGGGAACTTCACCATCCGTGTCACCGGCATCGGCGGCACCGGTGTGGTGACCGTCTCGCAGATCCTGGCGACGGCGGCGACGCTCGACGGTCTGTCGGCGCGCACCGTCGACATGACCGGCCTCGCGCAGAAGGGCGGTGCCGTGGTCAGCGACATCAAGGTGTCGGCCGGTCTCGTCGAACAGGCCGCGAAGGTCGCGTCGAACGACTGCGACGTCTACCTCGCCTGTGACCAGCTCGTCGGCGCCGACCCGGTGAATCTGAAGGTCGCCTCGACGTCGAAGACCGTCGCGGTCGTGTCGACCACCAAAGTCCCGACAGGCTCGATGGTCATCGACACGTCGGTCCACTTCCCGGAGTCGTTCGCCGTCCGTTCGGCGATCGACGACCACGTCGCACGGTCGGTGTATCTGAACGCGGGCGAACTGTCGGACGATCTGTTCGACGACGAGCAGTACGCGAACATGCTGATGGTGGGCGCGGCGTTCCAGACGGGTTCGCTGCAGTTGTCGGCGAAGTCGATCGAGCGAGCGATCGAGGTGAACGGGGTGGCCGTGGAGGCGAATCTGCAGGCGTTCCGCCGCGGCCGTCAGGCCGTCGCCGCGCCGGAGGAGGTCCTCGCGGCCGCGAACTCGGTACGGGTCGTCGCCCCGGAGTACACGCCGAGCGACGCTGCTCGTCGTGCCGCACTCGCTCTCACCGGCGCCGGTGAGGACCTGGCGGGGGTGGTGATGCGGCGCTACGACGAGCTGATCGCCTACCAGAGCGAGAAGTACGCCCGCGCCTGGTTGACCGATGTGCAGCGTGTGCACCGAGCCGGTCACGGCGACGATCTGACCAGCGCCGTCGCCCGAAACCTGTACAAGCTGATGGCGTACAAGGACGAGTACGAGGTGGCTCGTCTGACCGGTGACGCGACCTTCGCGGCCACTGTGGCCGACGAGTTCGGCGACGATGCGAAGACCTCCGTGCGCCTGCACCCGCCGATGCTGCGCGAGATGGGCATGCGCAGCAAGATCTCTCTGGGAGCCTGGGCCGATCCGGCGCTGGCATCGCTCGCGAGGATGAAGCGGCTGCGCGGAACCAGGTTCGACCCGTTCGGCCGCGCGGACGTCCGCAGGATGGAACGCGAGTTGATCGTCGAGTACCGCGACGCCGTCGACCGCGTACTCGGATCCCTCGGCACCTACCCGGCGCCCGAACGCGTCGCGGCCGCGACCGCCATCGCCGATCTGCCCGACATGGTCCGCGGTTACGAAGGCGTCAAAACCGCCAACGTGGAGCGGTACCGCGCGGAACTGGAGCGGCAGCTGAGCGCGTTGTAG
- a CDS encoding IS5 family transposase (programmed frameshift), producing the protein MSRTEMLDDQMWERIAPLMPVASAKGGRPYRDHRQVLEGIIWRYRTGSPWRDLPAEFGSWRTVWKRHDRFSKDGTWEAIVATLLADADAAGLIDWDVSVDSTINRAHQHARTSRVTQGDLANYKNLATEPPDHGIGRSRGGLSTKIHLLSDGHGLPLVVICGPGQAGDSPMFPELLDAVRVMRVGSGRPRTRPDRVATDKAYSSATIRRLLRGQGIGAVIPERADQIQNRKNRGRSGGRPPAFDAVKYRDRNVVERGFNAFKQWRGVATRYDKHNANYCGGVLVRAIVLWLKRLRDTP; encoded by the exons GTGTCACGAACCGAGATGCTCGATGATCAGATGTGGGAACGGATCGCTCCGTTGATGCCAGTCGCGTCAGCGAAGGGCGGGCGCCCTTATCGAGACCACCGGCAAGTCCTCGAAGGCATCATCTGGCGGTATCGAACGGGCTCGCCGTGGCGAGATCTACCGGCAGAGTTCGGGTCATGGCGCACAGTGTGGAAACGCCATGACAGGTTCAGCAAGGACGGCACGTGGGAGGCGATCGTGGCGACGCTTCTGGCTGATGCCGACGCGGCCGGGTTGATTGACTGGGATGTCAGTGTCGACTCGACGATCAACCGGGCTCATCAACAC GCACGAACCTCCCGCGTGACACAGGGGGATCTGGCGAATTACAAGAATCTCGCGACGGAGCCTCCCGACCACGGGATCGGCAGGTCACGAGGTGGATTGTCGACGAAGATCCATCTGTTGAGTGATGGTCACGGGCTGCCGTTGGTCGTGATCTGTGGTCCCGGACAAGCCGGGGACTCGCCGATGTTTCCCGAGCTCCTCGACGCGGTGCGAGTCATGCGAGTCGGGTCCGGGCGTCCGCGGACGCGCCCCGATCGGGTGGCGACGGACAAGGCGTACTCGTCAGCGACGATCCGTCGGTTGCTTCGAGGTCAGGGTATCGGTGCGGTGATTCCCGAGCGTGCCGACCAGATCCAGAACAGGAAGAACCGTGGCCGCTCTGGAGGACGACCGCCCGCGTTCGACGCGGTCAAGTATCGCGATCGTAATGTCGTTGAGCGCGGTTTCAACGCGTTCAAACAGTGGCGGGGTGTCGCGACGCGGTACGACAAACACAACGCGAACTACTGTGGCGGGGTGCTCGTGAGGGCGATCGTCCTCTGGCTCAAGAGGTTAAGAGACACGCCCTAG
- a CDS encoding TetR family transcriptional regulator — MPDSATDVPGAGDAAPGTRRSQAKAARRAELIAAAARQMARSGFTAVRLEDIGAEVGVSGPAMYRHFKSKGDLLDTMLLDISERLHAGGEAVVEAGGDPADVLVRLIEFHIDVLVTKPDLITVQDRDLTSMTPDANRTVRSLQRRYVERWVDVLVAAVGPSLSRDEARVRVHAGFGLLNSSPRLPSYPEDRLRVLLTEMALGALYAGSSSV; from the coding sequence GTGCCAGACTCTGCGACCGATGTACCCGGTGCAGGCGACGCCGCACCGGGTACTCGTCGTTCGCAGGCCAAGGCGGCACGGCGTGCGGAACTGATCGCCGCGGCGGCACGACAGATGGCGCGCAGCGGGTTCACCGCGGTGCGCCTGGAGGACATCGGTGCCGAGGTCGGGGTGAGCGGTCCGGCGATGTACCGGCACTTCAAGTCCAAGGGCGATCTCCTCGACACGATGCTGCTCGACATCTCCGAACGCCTGCACGCGGGCGGCGAGGCCGTCGTCGAAGCCGGGGGAGACCCGGCCGACGTCCTGGTGCGACTCATCGAGTTCCACATCGACGTCCTGGTGACGAAACCCGATCTGATCACCGTGCAGGACCGCGACCTCACGTCGATGACCCCCGACGCCAATCGAACGGTCCGCTCGCTCCAGCGTCGCTACGTCGAACGGTGGGTGGACGTCCTCGTCGCCGCGGTGGGCCCGTCGCTCTCGCGTGACGAGGCCCGTGTTCGCGTGCACGCCGGTTTCGGCCTGCTCAACTCCTCGCCCCGTCTGCCGTCGTATCCCGAGGACAGGTTGCGGGTGCTGCTGACCGAGATGGCTCTCGGGGCGCTGTACGCGGGGTCGTCGAGCGTCTAG
- a CDS encoding DUF5336 domain-containing protein translates to MSEPQHPGQSDSRPPGASGSPTSGGFEQPTAAFGPTGPTTGQQWQTPHPGPPPPSGAYPVAPGPGQFGPGGPMPGQPPFPPGYAPPRPSFAAMLPMPVKLALGSSLFGIVTFFMGFLGWLTIDSTIERDADEWASNVGNSLDVPAFFSPSLILSPGWFFILLGAIGVGTISLVATKWRRFLPYLAFGSVVGWLGLFACAMGLPVFVGFGPGAYIALIFGFIQAALLSVATLLDGLHEDKVGGQGPYPPA, encoded by the coding sequence ATGAGCGAACCTCAGCACCCCGGTCAGTCGGACAGCCGCCCGCCCGGCGCGTCGGGGTCTCCGACGTCCGGCGGTTTCGAGCAGCCCACCGCCGCCTTCGGACCGACCGGCCCGACGACCGGCCAGCAGTGGCAGACGCCTCACCCCGGTCCGCCGCCGCCGAGCGGAGCGTATCCGGTCGCTCCCGGGCCGGGGCAGTTCGGTCCCGGCGGGCCGATGCCCGGGCAGCCTCCGTTCCCTCCGGGATATGCGCCGCCGAGACCGTCGTTCGCGGCCATGCTGCCGATGCCGGTGAAGCTCGCGCTGGGCTCGTCGTTGTTCGGCATCGTCACGTTCTTCATGGGGTTTCTCGGGTGGCTGACGATCGACTCGACCATCGAACGCGACGCGGACGAGTGGGCGTCGAACGTGGGCAACTCGTTGGACGTGCCTGCGTTCTTCTCGCCGTCGCTGATCCTGAGCCCGGGATGGTTCTTCATCCTGCTCGGGGCGATCGGCGTCGGCACCATCAGCCTCGTCGCGACCAAGTGGCGCAGGTTCCTGCCGTATCTGGCCTTCGGATCGGTGGTCGGATGGCTGGGACTGTTCGCCTGTGCGATGGGACTGCCGGTCTTCGTCGGATTCGGGCCGGGGGCCTACATCGCACTGATCTTCGGCTTCATCCAGGCCGCGCTGTTGTCGGTGGCCACCCTTCTCGACGGACTGCACGAGGATAAAGTCGGTGGGCAGGGACCGTATCCGCCCGCCTAG
- a CDS encoding RDD family protein, protein MTEAHPKAPVRDAGIVSRTCAAGIDVVVVLVLMGCGYLAAAFVVFTINVSTFHFPTVSWIFTTGGFVVASIAYQFLCWAVTERTVGQAFLGLRLANSKGGRVRVPRILLRAMFCVVFPVGLAWVALSTRRRSVQDIVLRTRVVYVD, encoded by the coding sequence ATGACTGAGGCGCACCCGAAGGCGCCAGTGCGCGACGCGGGGATCGTCAGTCGGACGTGCGCCGCCGGGATCGACGTCGTCGTGGTGCTCGTTCTGATGGGGTGCGGTTATCTCGCGGCGGCGTTCGTCGTGTTCACGATCAATGTCAGCACATTCCACTTCCCTACGGTGTCGTGGATCTTCACTACGGGCGGTTTCGTCGTCGCGTCGATCGCCTATCAATTCCTGTGCTGGGCGGTAACCGAACGCACTGTGGGACAAGCGTTTCTAGGCCTCCGATTGGCGAACTCGAAAGGCGGTCGGGTGCGTGTTCCGCGGATTCTGCTACGGGCGATGTTCTGTGTGGTGTTCCCAGTGGGTCTGGCCTGGGTCGCCTTGTCCACACGCCGACGCTCCGTCCAGGACATCGTGTTGCGCACGCGCGTCGTCTACGTCGATTAA
- the sucD gene encoding succinate--CoA ligase subunit alpha: MSIYLNKNNKVIVQGITGGEGTKHTALMLKAGTNVVGGVNARKAGTTVSHVDADGNAVELPVFGSVAEAMKATGADTSIAFVPPKFSKDAIIEAIDAEIPLLVVITEGIPVQDSAYAWAYNVEKGEKTRIIGPNCPGIITPGEALVGITPNNITGKGPIGLVSKSGTLTYQMMYELRDLGFSTAIGIGGDPVIGTTHIDAIEAFEKDPETKLIVMIGEIGGDAEERAAAYIQENVSKPVVGYVAGFTAPEGKTMGHAGAIVSGSAGTAQAKKEALEAAGVKVGKTPSETARLARELFEAL; the protein is encoded by the coding sequence ATGTCGATCTACCTGAACAAGAACAACAAGGTCATCGTCCAGGGCATCACCGGCGGCGAGGGCACCAAGCACACCGCCCTGATGCTCAAGGCCGGAACCAACGTCGTCGGCGGTGTCAACGCCCGCAAGGCCGGCACCACCGTGTCGCACGTCGACGCCGACGGCAACGCCGTCGAGCTGCCCGTCTTCGGTTCGGTCGCCGAGGCCATGAAGGCCACCGGCGCCGACACCTCGATCGCCTTCGTACCGCCGAAGTTCTCGAAGGACGCCATCATCGAGGCCATCGACGCGGAGATCCCGCTGCTCGTGGTCATCACCGAGGGCATCCCCGTGCAGGACTCGGCGTACGCCTGGGCGTACAACGTCGAGAAGGGCGAGAAGACCCGCATCATCGGCCCGAACTGCCCGGGCATCATCACGCCGGGCGAGGCGCTGGTCGGCATCACGCCGAACAACATCACCGGCAAGGGCCCGATCGGCCTCGTGTCGAAGTCGGGCACCCTGACCTACCAGATGATGTACGAACTCCGCGACCTCGGCTTCTCGACCGCCATCGGCATCGGTGGCGACCCGGTCATCGGCACCACCCACATCGACGCCATCGAGGCGTTCGAGAAGGACCCGGAGACCAAGCTGATCGTCATGATCGGTGAGATCGGCGGCGACGCCGAGGAGCGCGCCGCGGCGTACATCCAGGAGAACGTCTCCAAGCCGGTCGTCGGCTACGTCGCGGGCTTCACCGCCCCCGAGGGCAAGACGATGGGCCACGCCGGCGCGATCGTGTCCGGTTCGGCCGGCACCGCGCAGGCCAAGAAGGAGGCCCTCGAGGCCGCAGGAGTCAAGGTCGGCAAGACGCCGTCCGAGACCGCCCGCCTGGCTCGGGAGCTCTTCGAAGCGCTGTGA
- the sucC gene encoding ADP-forming succinate--CoA ligase subunit beta, whose amino-acid sequence MDLFEYQAKELFAKHGVPTTPGRVTDTAADARAIAEEIGKPVMIKAQVKVGGRGKAGGVKYAATPDDAQTHAENILGLDIKGHVVKKLLVAEASDIAEEYYISFLLDRSNRTYLAMCSVEGGMEIEEVAATKPDRLARIAVDAVKGVDLAFAREIAEAGHLPAEVLDAAAVTIQKLWEVFIAEDATLVEVNPLVRTPSDEILALDGKVTLDENAEFRQADHAEFADKDATDPLELKAKENDLNYVKLDGQVGVIGNGAGLVMSTLDVVAYAGENHGDVKPANFLDIGGGASADVMAAGLDVILGDAQVKSVFVNVFGGITACDAVANGIVGALAKLGDAASKPLVVRLDGNNVEEGRKILADANHPLVTVADTMDAGADKAAELANK is encoded by the coding sequence ATGGATCTCTTCGAATACCAGGCGAAGGAACTGTTCGCCAAGCACGGAGTACCCACCACACCCGGTCGGGTGACCGATACTGCCGCCGATGCGCGGGCGATCGCCGAGGAAATCGGCAAGCCCGTCATGATCAAGGCGCAGGTCAAGGTCGGCGGCCGCGGCAAAGCGGGAGGCGTCAAGTACGCCGCTACTCCGGATGACGCGCAGACACACGCCGAAAACATCCTCGGGCTCGATATCAAGGGTCACGTCGTCAAGAAGCTCCTCGTCGCTGAGGCCAGCGACATCGCCGAGGAGTACTACATCTCGTTCCTGCTCGATCGGTCCAACCGCACCTACCTGGCCATGTGCTCGGTCGAGGGCGGCATGGAGATCGAGGAAGTCGCCGCTACCAAGCCGGACCGCCTGGCTCGCATCGCCGTCGACGCCGTCAAGGGTGTCGACCTGGCGTTCGCTCGTGAGATCGCCGAGGCCGGCCACCTGCCCGCCGAGGTCCTCGACGCCGCGGCCGTGACCATCCAGAAGCTGTGGGAGGTCTTCATCGCCGAAGACGCCACCCTGGTCGAGGTCAACCCGCTGGTGCGCACTCCGTCCGACGAGATCCTCGCACTCGACGGCAAGGTCACCCTCGACGAGAACGCCGAGTTCCGTCAGGCCGACCACGCCGAGTTCGCCGACAAGGACGCGACCGATCCCCTCGAGCTCAAGGCCAAGGAGAACGACCTCAACTACGTCAAGCTCGACGGTCAGGTCGGCGTCATCGGCAACGGTGCGGGTCTGGTCATGTCGACGCTCGACGTCGTCGCCTACGCCGGTGAGAACCACGGCGACGTGAAGCCCGCCAACTTCCTGGACATCGGCGGCGGCGCATCGGCCGACGTCATGGCGGCCGGTCTGGACGTCATCCTCGGTGACGCTCAGGTCAAGAGCGTGTTCGTCAACGTGTTCGGCGGCATCACCGCGTGTGACGCGGTCGCCAACGGCATCGTCGGCGCCCTGGCCAAGCTGGGCGACGCCGCGAGCAAGCCGCTCGTCGTCCGCCTCGACGGCAACAACGTCGAAGAGGGTCGCAAGATCCTCGCCGACGCCAACCACCCGCTGGTGACCGTCGCCGACACCATGGACGCCGGCGCCGACAAGGCCGCCGAGCTGGCGAACAAGTAG
- a CDS encoding peptidoglycan DD-metalloendopeptidase family protein translates to MCTEGSPSSTVAASQPASTGRHRIPVPSSKLKARTALVAIAAGAGAIAAGTGVEHANVAEPAPEPQAQAASPTVALAASGTESDLGPGVVESTPDADMSVYGDQLTQGTKIAKQKAAAEAAARKPLVVSPIPLGVYDLTSAFAPRWGTFHGGIDMAAPLGTPIHAATDGVVVQAGPASGFGNWVQIKAPDGTITMYGHMASSGVKVSKGDKVTAGDVIALVGSEGFSTGPHLHFEKWVLVGGKYMKMDPAIWLAKEGIRLSALHG, encoded by the coding sequence ATGTGTACGGAGGGATCCCCCTCCTCGACCGTCGCCGCATCGCAGCCCGCGTCCACCGGACGGCACCGGATCCCGGTCCCCTCCTCCAAGCTCAAGGCCCGCACCGCTCTTGTCGCGATCGCCGCGGGCGCCGGAGCCATCGCTGCGGGGACCGGCGTCGAGCACGCCAACGTCGCCGAGCCCGCCCCCGAGCCCCAGGCCCAGGCCGCGTCGCCCACCGTCGCCCTGGCCGCCTCGGGAACCGAGAGCGATCTGGGCCCGGGCGTCGTCGAGTCGACGCCGGACGCCGATATGAGCGTCTACGGCGATCAACTGACGCAGGGCACCAAGATCGCCAAGCAGAAGGCGGCGGCCGAAGCCGCCGCGCGCAAGCCGCTCGTCGTCAGCCCGATCCCGCTCGGCGTCTACGACCTGACGTCGGCGTTCGCGCCGCGCTGGGGCACCTTCCACGGTGGCATCGACATGGCGGCTCCGCTGGGCACGCCGATCCACGCCGCGACCGACGGTGTCGTCGTCCAGGCCGGTCCGGCGTCGGGCTTCGGCAACTGGGTGCAGATCAAGGCGCCCGACGGCACCATCACGATGTACGGCCACATGGCCAGCTCCGGCGTCAAGGTCAGCAAGGGCGACAAGGTGACCGCGGGCGACGTCATCGCGCTCGTGGGCAGCGAGGGCTTCTCCACCGGACCGCATCTGCACTTCGAGAAGTGGGTCCTGGTGGGCGGCAAGTACATGAAGATGGATCCCGCCATCTGGCTCGCCAAAGAGGGAATCCGCCTGTCGGCGCTGCACGGCTGA